The Urbifossiella limnaea genome has a window encoding:
- a CDS encoding prephenate dehydrogenase has protein sequence MRFEQITIVGVGLIGGSVGLAAKAKGVAARVVGVGRDRAKLDAAVTLGAIDAGTTSLAEGVAGASLVVVCTPVDRISSTIVDAAPFAPPDALFTDAGSTKRNLHAAARAALKPGQAFVPAHPLAGSEKAGCEHGRADLFESRVNILTPEPGDEAAAERVATFWRALGSRVVRMTADDHDTALATTSHLPHVVAATTAGVTPPEWLQLTAGGWRDTTRIAGGDPGMWVPIFLANRDAVLAATQQFTTRLAEFRLLLEAGDGAGLGRWLAEAKQVRDALGSGNPAARA, from the coding sequence ATGCGGTTCGAGCAGATCACGATTGTGGGTGTCGGCCTGATCGGCGGGTCGGTCGGACTCGCCGCGAAGGCGAAGGGCGTGGCCGCCCGCGTGGTCGGCGTCGGCCGCGACCGCGCGAAACTCGACGCCGCCGTGACGCTCGGCGCCATCGACGCCGGCACCACGTCGCTGGCCGAAGGCGTGGCCGGGGCTTCGCTCGTCGTCGTGTGTACGCCGGTCGATCGCATCAGCAGCACCATCGTTGATGCGGCGCCATTTGCCCCACCCGACGCGCTCTTCACCGACGCCGGCAGCACGAAGCGTAACCTCCACGCCGCGGCGCGGGCGGCGCTGAAGCCGGGGCAGGCGTTCGTTCCCGCCCACCCGCTGGCCGGCTCCGAGAAGGCCGGCTGCGAGCACGGCCGTGCCGATCTGTTCGAGAGCCGAGTCAACATCCTCACGCCGGAACCCGGCGACGAGGCCGCGGCGGAGCGCGTCGCTACCTTCTGGCGCGCGCTCGGCTCTCGCGTCGTCCGCATGACCGCCGACGACCACGACACCGCACTGGCCACGACGAGCCACCTGCCGCACGTCGTCGCCGCGACGACGGCCGGCGTGACGCCGCCGGAGTGGCTGCAACTCACGGCCGGCGGCTGGCGCGACACCACCCGCATCGCGGGCGGCGACCCCGGGATGTGGGTGCCGATCTTTCTCGCCAACCGCGACGCGGTGCTGGCGGCGACGCAACAATTCACGACACGACTGGCCGAGTTCCGGCTGCTGCTGGAGGCCGGCGACGGGGCCGGCCTCGGGCGGTGGCTGGCCGAGGCCAAGCAGGTGCGCGATGCTCTGGGAAGTGGAAATCCGGCCGCTCGGGCGTGA
- the argG gene encoding argininosuccinate synthase gives MTTVADLKGQTVAFAASGGLDSCTVTRWLTDHGVKVVAVTADIAQPDETDFGAIERRMRASGAADYVAVPLHDMIAESGVEVIQFQARYEGAYWNTTGIGRHVIVAGLVPELRKRGIGVLGHGATGRGNDQVRFQLCTNMLAPDVTVYAPWRDPAFLARFRGRTEMIDYCESHKLPITASKTAPYSTDANLLGLTHEAGKLEHLDCPPWFVTPGMGVLPTDAPEAPETVTVRFEEGRPVSLNGKPTTPFQAIQQANAIGGRNAVGIATHLVENRFVGIKSRGVYEAPGMELLGTAYAYLLQLVLDRRSRDLFDHLSGFVSKQIYQGYGFDLGTHMARQALAPINRLATGTIRLKLYKGRAEFDAAADVPHQIYSEANASMEAIGAFDHADSEGFLRVLQVSARALAAHGQVVAPAWAK, from the coding sequence ATGACCACCGTCGCCGACCTGAAGGGCCAGACCGTCGCCTTCGCCGCATCCGGCGGGCTGGACAGCTGCACCGTCACCCGCTGGCTCACCGACCACGGCGTCAAGGTCGTCGCCGTCACCGCCGACATCGCCCAGCCTGACGAGACGGACTTCGGCGCCATCGAGCGCCGCATGCGCGCCAGCGGCGCCGCCGACTACGTCGCCGTGCCGCTCCACGACATGATCGCCGAGAGCGGCGTCGAGGTGATCCAGTTCCAGGCCCGCTACGAGGGCGCGTACTGGAACACGACCGGCATCGGCCGGCACGTCATCGTCGCGGGGCTGGTCCCGGAGTTGCGGAAGCGCGGCATCGGCGTACTCGGCCACGGGGCGACCGGCCGCGGCAACGACCAGGTGCGGTTCCAGCTGTGCACGAACATGCTCGCCCCGGACGTGACCGTGTACGCCCCGTGGCGCGACCCGGCGTTCCTGGCCCGGTTCCGCGGCCGCACCGAAATGATCGACTACTGCGAGAGCCACAAGCTCCCCATCACCGCGAGCAAGACCGCCCCGTACAGCACCGACGCCAACCTGCTCGGCCTCACGCACGAGGCCGGCAAGCTCGAACACCTCGACTGCCCGCCGTGGTTCGTCACCCCCGGCATGGGCGTGCTGCCGACCGACGCCCCCGAGGCGCCCGAGACAGTGACGGTGCGGTTCGAGGAGGGCCGGCCGGTGTCGCTGAACGGCAAGCCGACGACGCCGTTCCAGGCGATCCAGCAGGCGAACGCGATCGGCGGCCGCAACGCCGTCGGCATCGCCACGCACCTCGTCGAGAACCGCTTCGTCGGCATCAAGAGCCGCGGCGTGTACGAGGCGCCGGGCATGGAGCTGCTCGGCACCGCCTACGCCTACCTGCTGCAACTCGTGCTCGACCGCCGCAGCCGCGACCTGTTCGACCACCTGTCCGGCTTCGTGTCGAAGCAGATTTACCAGGGCTACGGCTTCGACCTGGGTACGCACATGGCCCGGCAGGCGCTCGCGCCGATCAACCGGCTGGCGACCGGCACCATCCGCCTGAAGCTGTACAAGGGCCGCGCCGAGTTCGACGCCGCGGCCGACGTGCCGCACCAGATTTACTCCGAGGCGAACGCCAGCATGGAGGCCATCGGCGCGTTCGACCACGCCGACAGCGAGGGCTTCCTGCGCGTGCTCCAGGTGTCGGCCCGCGCGCTGGCGGCGCACGGGCAGGTCGTGGCGCCCGCGTGGGCGAAGTGA
- a CDS encoding M61 family metallopeptidase, producing the protein MPRSLLALLLLAAPARAADPVQLAVDLADVSGRIIHSRVEIPAAPGPLTLLYPKWIPGTHGPTTPLADVAGFRVKAKGADVPWTRDPADSHAVNVTVPAGANAVEVTFDLLLPGLNEPPARQNTVASGRLAVLNFCDLLVYPKAAKAMDTPFRLTLTVPEGWKHGSALNPVEQGHNITGFAPCTLETLIDSPLLCGLHTKSVAIGTDGKHRVFLACDSEAGLGVPADVKAGWDKLVEQSDKMFGSRPYGSYTFLLALSDKIRFRGLEHHESSDNRLSEMTLQTPHLRLYAASLFPHEYVHAWCGKFRRPAGMIVPDFQATPDTRMLWAYEGLTNYLGWVLTARSGLISAEAARDDLAGTAERMKNARGRSWRPLEDTGTSSHVLAGSRGAWGAWRRSLDYYDEGTLLWLEADAIIRKETNGAKSLDDFCRAFFACPAGRPAVKGYSFDDIVSGLNAVCPYDWKTHLTRRVTLPSADAPLDGLLLGGWSLGYADKPNDTLKANESVSKGTDLTASLGVKVSADGVIGDVIPDSPAAKAKLAPGAKVVAVNQRKFTPELLKSAVAATRTGGKLELLIENGDWFSTAAVAYAGGLRYPKLERTQSEPDRMGAILAPRQ; encoded by the coding sequence GTGCCCCGTTCGCTCCTTGCGCTCCTGCTCCTCGCGGCCCCCGCTCGCGCCGCCGACCCGGTGCAACTCGCCGTCGATCTGGCCGACGTGTCCGGCCGCATCATTCACTCACGGGTCGAAATCCCCGCCGCCCCCGGGCCGCTCACGCTCCTGTACCCGAAGTGGATTCCCGGCACGCACGGCCCGACGACGCCGCTCGCCGACGTGGCCGGGTTCCGCGTCAAGGCGAAGGGGGCCGACGTGCCGTGGACGCGCGACCCGGCCGACTCGCACGCGGTGAACGTCACCGTGCCGGCCGGGGCGAACGCCGTGGAAGTCACGTTCGACCTGCTCCTGCCGGGGCTGAACGAGCCACCGGCGCGGCAGAACACGGTCGCGTCCGGCCGGCTCGCGGTACTGAACTTCTGCGACCTGCTGGTGTACCCGAAGGCGGCGAAGGCGATGGACACGCCGTTTCGCCTCACGCTCACGGTGCCCGAGGGGTGGAAGCACGGCAGCGCCCTGAACCCGGTGGAGCAGGGGCACAACATCACCGGCTTCGCCCCGTGCACGCTCGAAACGCTCATCGACTCGCCGCTCCTGTGCGGGCTCCACACGAAATCCGTGGCGATCGGCACCGACGGCAAGCATCGCGTCTTCCTGGCGTGCGACAGCGAGGCGGGGCTGGGCGTGCCCGCGGACGTGAAGGCCGGCTGGGACAAGCTCGTCGAGCAGTCCGACAAGATGTTCGGCTCGCGGCCGTACGGGTCGTACACGTTCCTGCTGGCGCTTTCGGACAAGATTCGCTTCCGCGGGCTGGAGCACCACGAGTCCAGCGACAACCGGCTGTCGGAGATGACGCTCCAGACGCCGCACCTGCGGCTGTACGCGGCGTCGCTGTTCCCGCACGAGTACGTCCACGCGTGGTGCGGCAAGTTCCGCCGGCCGGCGGGGATGATCGTGCCCGACTTCCAGGCCACGCCCGACACCCGGATGCTGTGGGCCTACGAGGGGCTCACCAACTACCTCGGCTGGGTGCTGACCGCCCGCAGCGGATTGATCTCGGCGGAGGCGGCGCGCGACGACCTGGCCGGCACCGCGGAGCGGATGAAGAACGCCCGCGGCCGCAGCTGGCGCCCGCTCGAAGACACCGGCACCAGCAGCCACGTCCTCGCCGGCTCCCGCGGGGCGTGGGGGGCGTGGCGGCGGTCCCTCGACTACTACGACGAGGGCACCCTGCTGTGGCTCGAAGCCGACGCGATCATCCGCAAGGAGACGAACGGCGCGAAGTCGCTCGACGACTTCTGCCGCGCCTTCTTCGCGTGCCCGGCGGGCCGGCCGGCCGTGAAGGGGTACTCGTTCGACGACATCGTGAGCGGGCTGAACGCGGTTTGCCCCTACGACTGGAAGACGCACCTGACGCGCCGCGTGACGCTGCCGTCGGCCGACGCGCCGCTCGACGGGTTGCTCCTCGGCGGCTGGTCGCTCGGCTACGCGGACAAGCCGAACGACACGCTCAAGGCGAACGAGAGCGTGTCGAAGGGGACGGACCTGACGGCGTCTTTGGGGGTGAAGGTGTCGGCCGACGGGGTGATCGGCGACGTGATCCCGGACAGCCCGGCGGCGAAGGCGAAGCTGGCGCCGGGGGCGAAGGTCGTGGCGGTGAACCAGCGGAAGTTCACGCCCGAGCTGCTGAAGTCGGCCGTGGCCGCGACGCGGACGGGCGGGAAGCTGGAACTGCTGATCGAGAACGGCGACTGGTTCAGCACCGCGGCGGTGGCCTACGCCGGCGGGCTGCGGTATCCGAAGCTGGAACGCACGCAGTCGGAGCCGGATCGGATGGGAGCGATCCTGGCGCCGCGGCAATGA
- a CDS encoding DUF1501 domain-containing protein produces MTGVSAQLGSTGRPPSRRELLRLAAPALLAGAAPAGSPGFGRARSVVVVFTSGGQSQLDTWDPKPDAPEEIRGVFRTIGTRTPGLRVCEHMPRLAALSHRYAVLKSMTHDDLDHGSACYLALTGQFHPRKSSNPPPRPTDFPALGAVLKRVRPARTFPHTAVHVNGPLLAPKEVSPGQYGGFLGRGFEPFEIGNVLETDRFLEGLDLPAGVTPDRLGGREALANRLEAAARTDVRLPAAADRVTLARQAFELIRAPQVRAAFDLSREPAAVRERYGLHRSGQACLMARRLVEAGVPWTTVFFNHGIRGQDDAPDDTDAYGWDTHNDIFEALKDHLLPRFDHSVSAFLEDLHQRGLLDSTLVCVMGEFGRAPLVALEKNFAGTTPGRKHWGGCYSVVLAGAGVTPGAVVGRSDRIAAYPGSEPTTPGDLAATLFHALGVSADTHYDDLTNRPQRVVSGHPVSKLYR; encoded by the coding sequence ATGACCGGCGTGTCCGCGCAACTCGGTTCAACCGGCCGCCCGCCCAGCCGCCGCGAGCTGCTTCGCCTCGCCGCGCCCGCGCTCCTTGCGGGTGCGGCGCCGGCCGGCTCGCCCGGGTTCGGCCGCGCCAGGTCGGTCGTCGTCGTCTTCACCAGCGGCGGTCAAAGCCAGCTCGACACCTGGGACCCGAAGCCGGACGCGCCCGAGGAAATCCGCGGCGTCTTCCGCACGATCGGCACCCGCACGCCGGGCCTGCGCGTGTGCGAGCACATGCCGCGGCTCGCGGCGCTGAGCCACCGCTACGCCGTGCTGAAGTCGATGACGCACGACGACCTCGACCACGGGTCGGCGTGCTACCTGGCGCTGACGGGGCAGTTCCACCCGCGGAAGTCGTCCAACCCGCCGCCGCGGCCGACCGACTTCCCGGCGCTCGGGGCGGTGCTGAAGCGGGTGCGGCCGGCGAGAACGTTCCCGCACACCGCGGTCCACGTCAACGGGCCGCTGCTGGCCCCGAAGGAAGTGTCGCCCGGCCAGTATGGCGGCTTCCTCGGCCGCGGGTTCGAGCCGTTCGAGATCGGCAACGTCCTCGAAACCGACCGCTTCCTCGAAGGGCTCGACCTCCCCGCCGGCGTTACTCCCGACCGCCTCGGCGGCCGCGAGGCACTTGCAAACCGACTCGAAGCCGCGGCGCGGACGGACGTGCGGCTCCCCGCCGCGGCCGACCGCGTGACGCTGGCGCGGCAGGCGTTCGAGCTGATCCGCGCCCCGCAGGTGCGCGCCGCCTTCGACCTGTCGCGCGAGCCGGCCGCGGTGCGCGAGCGGTACGGGCTCCATCGCTCCGGGCAAGCGTGCCTGATGGCCCGGCGGCTGGTCGAAGCGGGGGTGCCGTGGACGACGGTGTTCTTCAACCACGGCATCCGCGGCCAGGACGACGCCCCCGACGACACCGACGCCTACGGCTGGGACACCCACAACGACATCTTCGAGGCGCTGAAGGACCATCTCCTGCCGCGGTTCGACCATTCGGTCTCGGCGTTCCTGGAGGACTTGCACCAGCGCGGGCTGCTGGACTCGACGCTGGTGTGCGTCATGGGCGAGTTCGGCCGGGCGCCGCTGGTGGCGCTGGAGAAAAACTTCGCGGGCACGACACCGGGCCGCAAGCACTGGGGTGGCTGCTACTCGGTGGTGCTGGCCGGCGCGGGTGTGACGCCGGGCGCCGTCGTGGGTCGGTCGGACCGCATCGCCGCGTACCCCGGCTCGGAGCCGACCACGCCCGGCGACCTGGCGGCGACGCTGTTCCACGCCCTCGGCGTGTCCGCCGACACGCACTACGACGACCTCACGAACCGCCCGCAGCGCGTCGTGTCGGGCCACCCCGTGAGCAAGCTGTACCGCTGA
- a CDS encoding NAD-dependent epimerase/dehydratase family protein — protein MAGLHLVTGGAGFIGSHLVEALLAAGRPVRVFDNLSTGLRTNVPAGVEFVEGCLTDPAAVARAVAGCEVVFHLAALASVAKSVEDPGLNHAVNATGTLHVLDAARNAGVRRLVYAGSASAYGGADDPAGQGEDTPLCALSPYAAAKLAGEFYCQAFAASYRLETVRLRFFNVFGPLQRPDSPYSGVIAIFSAMLAAGRVPSVHGDGLQSRDFVAVEDVARALILAADTPGVSGRVFNVGTGRSVTLLQLLDTLNSQLGTSVVPTHGPARAGDIRHSRAKIERITAELGFVPKVSFEEGLRRTLAWSRG, from the coding sequence ATGGCTGGACTGCATCTGGTCACGGGCGGGGCGGGGTTCATCGGCTCGCACCTGGTCGAAGCGCTGCTCGCCGCCGGCCGGCCGGTCCGCGTCTTCGACAACCTCAGCACCGGACTCCGCACCAACGTACCGGCCGGCGTCGAGTTCGTGGAAGGCTGCCTCACGGACCCCGCGGCAGTGGCGCGGGCCGTGGCGGGCTGCGAGGTCGTGTTCCACCTCGCAGCACTGGCCTCGGTGGCCAAGAGCGTCGAAGACCCCGGCCTGAACCACGCCGTGAACGCCACCGGCACCCTGCACGTGCTCGACGCGGCGCGGAACGCCGGCGTGCGGCGCCTGGTCTACGCCGGCAGCGCCAGCGCCTACGGCGGCGCCGACGACCCCGCGGGCCAGGGCGAAGACACGCCGCTGTGCGCCCTCTCGCCCTACGCCGCGGCGAAACTGGCCGGCGAGTTCTACTGTCAGGCGTTCGCGGCGAGCTACCGCCTGGAGACGGTGCGGCTCCGCTTCTTCAACGTGTTCGGCCCCCTGCAGCGGCCCGACAGCCCGTACTCGGGCGTGATCGCCATCTTTAGCGCCATGCTGGCCGCGGGCCGGGTGCCGAGCGTCCACGGCGACGGCTTGCAGTCGCGCGACTTCGTGGCCGTCGAGGACGTGGCCCGCGCCCTGATCCTCGCCGCGGACACGCCGGGCGTGTCGGGCCGTGTCTTCAACGTGGGAACCGGACGCAGCGTGACGCTACTCCAACTGCTCGACACTCTGAACTCGCAGCTGGGGACGAGCGTCGTCCCGACGCACGGCCCGGCCCGCGCCGGCGACATTCGGCACTCTCGTGCGAAGATCGAGCGGATCACCGCGGAGCTGGGTTTCGTCCCGAAGGTGAGTTTCGAGGAGGGCTTGCGGCGAACGCTCGCCTGGTCCCGCGGGTGA
- a CDS encoding glycosyltransferase family 9 protein has protein sequence MTPERIALIKPSALGDVVHALPVLTALRRSYPAAHITWVVNAAYEPLLIGHPDLTDTLAFDRGAVRKGWRAAAAYSARFAAELRGRRFDLVLDLQGLLRSGLMTLATGARRRVGFANAREGARFAYTQRVKVPDADRIHAVDRYWRVAEAVGAGDGPKGFHVPLRPDAVSWANEQLAALPRPLVAVGVGARWVTKRWPPGHFAALLRRAHAHSGGSTVFVGGGDDSPMSQEAARGLTGPSLDLTGKTSLPQLAAVLAACDVMLSNDTGPLHLAAALGRPCVAPYTCTRAAKHGPYGSPAGGVETTVPCGGSYLKTCPHGFVCFAELTPDRLWPPLAEALDAWPRPSRSA, from the coding sequence ATGACGCCGGAGCGGATCGCCCTCATCAAGCCGAGCGCGCTGGGCGACGTGGTCCACGCCCTGCCGGTGCTGACGGCGCTGCGCCGATCCTATCCCGCAGCGCATATCACCTGGGTCGTCAACGCCGCGTACGAGCCGCTCCTGATCGGCCACCCCGACCTCACCGACACGCTGGCGTTCGACCGGGGCGCAGTCCGCAAGGGGTGGCGCGCCGCGGCCGCGTACTCGGCCCGGTTCGCCGCCGAACTTCGCGGCCGCCGATTCGACCTCGTCCTCGACCTGCAAGGCCTGCTCCGCTCCGGTCTGATGACGCTCGCTACCGGCGCCCGCCGGCGGGTCGGGTTTGCGAACGCCCGCGAAGGCGCCCGCTTCGCATACACGCAGCGGGTGAAGGTGCCGGACGCCGACCGCATCCACGCGGTCGATCGCTACTGGCGGGTGGCCGAAGCCGTGGGCGCGGGCGACGGCCCGAAGGGCTTCCACGTCCCGCTACGGCCCGACGCCGTGAGCTGGGCGAACGAGCAGCTCGCCGCCCTGCCCCGGCCGCTCGTCGCGGTCGGCGTCGGCGCCCGGTGGGTGACGAAGCGCTGGCCGCCGGGGCACTTCGCGGCGCTGCTGCGGCGGGCACACGCGCACTCCGGCGGGTCGACCGTGTTCGTCGGCGGCGGCGATGACAGCCCGATGTCTCAGGAGGCGGCCCGCGGCCTTACCGGCCCCTCGCTCGACCTCACCGGCAAGACCTCGCTCCCGCAGCTGGCCGCGGTCCTGGCGGCGTGCGACGTGATGCTGTCGAACGACACCGGCCCGCTCCACCTGGCCGCGGCGCTGGGTCGGCCGTGCGTCGCCCCGTATACCTGTACCCGGGCCGCGAAGCACGGTCCCTACGGCTCCCCGGCCGGCGGCGTGGAGACGACGGTGCCGTGCGGCGGCAGCTACCTGAAGACTTGCCCGCACGGGTTCGTCTGCTTCGCGGAACTCACCCCCGACCGGCTGTGGCCGCCGCTCGCCGAGGCACTCGACGCATGGCCCCGCCCCTCCCGTTCCGCCTGA
- a CDS encoding Maf family protein, whose protein sequence is MAPPLPFRLTLASGSHGRRWLMSQAGYAFDVLPADIDEPTEARLGDCRHYVGELAWLKAAAVAPKVSDGVVIAADTVGWLNGKVVGKPEDEADARRIITSLAGTVHELWTGVCLWRRPGDFQLCWQERSLVRMKALTAAEIDAYLRTRKWEGCSGAYAIELPNDPYLTVEEGSVSNVIGLPMESLARALSWLGSTERH, encoded by the coding sequence ATGGCCCCGCCCCTCCCGTTCCGCCTGACGCTGGCCAGCGGCTCGCACGGCCGCCGGTGGCTGATGTCGCAGGCCGGCTACGCCTTTGACGTGCTCCCCGCCGACATCGACGAGCCGACCGAGGCGCGGCTCGGCGACTGCCGCCACTACGTCGGCGAGCTGGCGTGGCTGAAGGCCGCGGCGGTCGCCCCGAAGGTGTCCGACGGCGTCGTCATCGCCGCCGACACGGTCGGCTGGTTGAACGGCAAGGTGGTCGGCAAGCCGGAAGACGAGGCGGACGCCCGCCGCATCATCACGTCGCTCGCGGGCACGGTTCACGAGTTGTGGACGGGCGTGTGCCTGTGGCGCCGGCCCGGCGACTTCCAGCTGTGTTGGCAGGAGCGAAGTCTGGTGCGGATGAAGGCGCTGACGGCGGCCGAGATCGACGCCTACCTGCGGACGCGGAAGTGGGAGGGGTGCAGCGGGGCCTACGCGATCGAGCTGCCGAACGACCCCTACCTCACCGTCGAGGAGGGGTCGGTGAGCAACGTCATCGGACTGCCCATGGAGTCGCTGGCACGGGCGCTCTCGTGGCTGGGATCGACCGAGCGCCACTGA
- the purL gene encoding phosphoribosylformylglycinamidine synthase subunit PurL translates to MLWEVEIRPLGRDGERERVCDEFDLLTHAQRGGDLVAASARGVLLEGELTEADAARLAAEVLVDPLIESGLVRAAGGSSELAYTVLLKPGVMDPVAQTVLDVCRMLKLPVAAVRTFRRYFGPPELSSPDRDVLFRKVLANDAIEHIVVGPVRADHLGLGSAYSFQRVTVPLRGLDDAGLVKLSKDGMLALTLDEMTAVQRHFREVGRDPSDVELETIAQTWSEHCSHKTLKGTITLTDHTTGETRTYKNLLKETVFAATQAIRQKLGDDDWCVSVFADNAGVVKFDDANHLCFKVETHNHPSAIEPYGGANTGLGGVVRDLLGTGLGARPICNTDVFCFAPPDLSPDNLPQGVLHPRRVMHGVVAGVRDYGNRMGIPTVNGAVLFDERYLANPLVFCGTVGIIPADKAFKQVHPGDLVVAVGGRTGRDGIHGATFSSLELTHESETVSGGAVQIGNAITEKKVADVILQARDRGLFSAITDCGAGGFSSAVGEMGAELGAAVDLDAAPLKYDGLSYTEIWISESQERMVLSVPPAKWAELKALCDAEDVEAAVLGTFEATGRLKLRFNGNEVADLDMHFLHDGRPTQVRSAEYTPPAPVATGAPQTLAPQEALTRILGHYSVCSKEWIVRQYDHEVQGGSVVKPLVGVKNDGPSDAAVVMPVLGSWTGAAVGCGVNPQYADLDPYHMAACAIDEAVRNVVAVGADPSRTAILDNFCWGNVNDPKVLGALVRTAEACHDVAVAYGTPFISGKDSLNNTYAGKHGERLDIPSTLLVSALGRVPDVRKCVTMDLKEPGNDLYVVGLTRDELGGSHLHLVTGRSGGGVPKVDLQQAPKVFAAVHRAIADGLVRSCHDLSEGGLAVALAEMAFAGGVGADVTGLSHLPGADGLTDEARLFSESPTRFVIEAKPGAAAGLAAAFAGLPLAKVGVTLAEPRLRVAGAGGEWLIWAKLAELKEAWQKPLRW, encoded by the coding sequence ATGCTCTGGGAAGTGGAAATCCGGCCGCTCGGGCGTGACGGCGAGCGCGAGCGGGTGTGCGACGAGTTCGACCTGCTGACGCACGCCCAGCGCGGCGGCGACCTCGTCGCTGCCAGCGCCCGCGGCGTGCTGCTGGAGGGCGAGCTCACCGAGGCCGACGCCGCCCGCCTCGCCGCCGAGGTGCTGGTCGATCCGCTGATCGAATCCGGCCTCGTCCGCGCCGCCGGCGGCAGCAGCGAGTTGGCGTACACCGTGCTGCTGAAGCCGGGCGTGATGGACCCGGTGGCGCAGACCGTCCTCGACGTGTGCCGGATGCTGAAGCTGCCGGTCGCGGCGGTCCGCACCTTCCGCCGCTACTTCGGCCCGCCGGAGCTCTCGTCCCCCGACCGCGACGTGCTGTTCCGCAAGGTGCTGGCCAACGACGCCATCGAGCACATCGTGGTCGGCCCCGTCCGCGCCGACCACCTCGGGCTCGGCTCCGCCTACTCGTTCCAGCGCGTCACCGTCCCGCTCCGCGGCCTGGACGACGCCGGGCTCGTCAAGCTGAGCAAGGACGGGATGCTCGCGCTGACGCTGGACGAGATGACGGCCGTACAGCGCCACTTCCGCGAGGTCGGCCGCGACCCGTCGGACGTGGAGTTGGAGACTATTGCGCAAACGTGGTCCGAGCACTGCTCGCACAAGACGCTGAAGGGGACGATCACCCTCACCGACCACACGACCGGCGAGACGCGGACGTACAAGAACCTCCTCAAGGAAACCGTCTTCGCCGCGACGCAGGCCATCCGCCAGAAGCTCGGCGACGACGACTGGTGCGTCAGCGTGTTCGCCGACAACGCCGGCGTGGTGAAGTTCGACGACGCGAACCACCTGTGCTTCAAGGTCGAGACGCACAACCACCCGTCGGCGATCGAGCCCTACGGCGGCGCGAATACCGGCCTCGGCGGCGTCGTCCGCGACCTGCTCGGCACCGGCCTCGGCGCCCGCCCGATCTGCAACACCGACGTGTTCTGCTTCGCCCCGCCGGACCTGTCGCCGGACAACCTGCCGCAGGGCGTGCTCCACCCGCGGCGCGTGATGCACGGGGTCGTGGCCGGGGTGCGCGACTACGGCAACCGCATGGGCATCCCCACCGTGAACGGGGCCGTGCTGTTCGACGAGCGCTACCTCGCCAACCCACTCGTGTTCTGCGGCACCGTCGGCATCATTCCCGCCGACAAGGCGTTCAAGCAGGTTCACCCCGGCGACCTGGTCGTCGCCGTCGGCGGGCGCACCGGCCGCGACGGCATCCACGGCGCGACGTTCTCGTCGCTCGAACTCACCCACGAGTCCGAGACGGTGAGCGGCGGCGCAGTTCAAATCGGTAACGCGATCACCGAGAAGAAGGTCGCCGACGTGATCCTGCAGGCCCGCGACCGCGGCCTGTTCAGCGCCATCACCGACTGCGGGGCCGGCGGGTTCAGCTCGGCCGTGGGCGAAATGGGGGCCGAGCTCGGCGCCGCGGTGGACCTCGACGCCGCACCGCTGAAGTACGACGGCCTCAGCTACACGGAAATCTGGATCAGCGAGAGCCAGGAGCGGATGGTGCTGTCGGTGCCCCCGGCGAAGTGGGCCGAGCTGAAGGCGCTGTGCGACGCCGAGGACGTGGAAGCGGCCGTGCTCGGCACCTTCGAGGCGACCGGCCGGCTGAAGCTCCGGTTCAACGGGAACGAGGTCGCCGACCTGGACATGCACTTCCTGCACGACGGCCGGCCCACCCAAGTGCGGAGCGCGGAGTACACGCCGCCCGCTCCGGTGGCTACCGGCGCCCCGCAGACGCTCGCCCCGCAGGAGGCGCTGACCCGCATCCTGGGCCATTACTCGGTCTGCTCGAAAGAATGGATCGTCCGCCAGTACGACCACGAGGTGCAGGGGGGCAGCGTCGTCAAGCCGCTGGTCGGGGTGAAGAACGACGGCCCTTCGGACGCCGCGGTGGTAATGCCCGTACTCGGCTCGTGGACCGGTGCCGCGGTCGGCTGCGGCGTGAACCCGCAGTACGCCGACCTCGACCCGTACCACATGGCCGCGTGCGCGATCGACGAGGCGGTCCGCAACGTCGTCGCCGTCGGCGCCGACCCGAGCCGCACGGCCATCCTCGACAACTTCTGTTGGGGGAATGTGAACGACCCGAAGGTGCTCGGGGCGCTGGTCCGCACCGCGGAGGCGTGCCACGACGTGGCGGTGGCGTACGGCACGCCGTTCATCAGCGGCAAGGACAGTTTGAACAACACCTACGCCGGCAAGCACGGCGAGCGGCTCGACATCCCGAGCACGCTCCTGGTGTCGGCCCTCGGCCGCGTCCCGGACGTGCGGAAGTGCGTGACGATGGACCTGAAGGAGCCCGGCAACGACCTGTACGTCGTCGGCCTCACCCGCGACGAACTCGGCGGCTCGCACCTGCATCTGGTCACGGGCCGCAGCGGCGGCGGGGTGCCGAAGGTCGATCTTCAACAAGCGCCAAAGGTGTTCGCGGCCGTTCACCGCGCCATTGCCGACGGGCTGGTGCGCTCGTGCCACGACCTGAGCGAGGGCGGGCTGGCGGTGGCGCTGGCGGAGATGGCGTTCGCCGGCGGCGTCGGGGCGGACGTCACCGGGCTGTCACATCTCCCCGGCGCCGACGGGCTTACGGACGAGGCGCGGCTCTTCAGCGAGTCGCCGACCCGGTTCGTGATCGAGGCGAAGCCGGGCGCCGCGGCCGGGCTGGCGGCGGCGTTCGCGGGGCTGCCGCTGGCGAAGGTCGGCGTGACGCTCGCGGAGCCGCGGCTGCGCGTCGCCGGGGCTGGCGGCGAGTGGCTCATCTGGGCGAAGTTGGCGGAGCTGAAGGAGGCGTGGCAGAAGCCGCTGCGGTGGTGA